Proteins encoded together in one Camelina sativa cultivar DH55 chromosome 9, Cs, whole genome shotgun sequence window:
- the LOC104714811 gene encoding phosphatidylinositol 4-kinase gamma 2 encodes MSVAEVALSPIHREGSGFAFAHQQHSKQQHYSAVKSVLVFLSISGSTMPMLILESDSIAEVKLRIQTCNGFRVKRQKLVFSGRELARNASRVKDYGVTGGSVLHLVLKLYDPLLVTVITTCGKFFQFHVDRRRNVGYLKKRISKEGKGFPEVDDQEILFQGEKLDDSRIIDGICKDGSNSVIHLLVNKSVKEAFHLPSPVIREEDASSGKKDVFLEPLVLNPDVELPKVLEEMIGRTVDGLNKGNPPVRSAEGTGGTYLMQDSSGLNYVSVFKPMDEEPMAVNNPQQLPVSSDGQGLKRGTRVGEGATREVAAYLLDHPKNGPRSLSKEVMGFAGVPPTAMVRSSHKVYNYPKGFNGSAVTEYAKVGSLQMFMKNNGSCEDIGPGAFPVEEVHKICAFDIRMANADRHAGNILTGKTQEGKTVLIPIDHGYCLPENFEDCTFEWLYWPQAKLPFSVDTLDYINSLDSEQDIALLQHHGWNVPEAVSRTLRISTMLLKKGVERNLTPYQIGSIMCRETVNKDSAIEEIVREAHNSVLPASSEATFLEAVSVAMDRRLDELTK; translated from the exons ATGTCAGTAGCTGAAGTTGCTTTGAGTCCGATTCATAGAGAAGGATCGGGTTTTGCTTTTGCTCACCAACAACATTCAAAGCAGCAGCACTACTCTGCTGTCAAATCTGTTTTGGTCTTCCTTAGCATCTCTGGTTCTACGATGCCTATGCTCATCTTGGAGTCTGATTCCATCGCCGAGGTCAAACTTAGGATCCAGACTTGTAATGGTTTTAGGGTTAAAAGACAGAAACTTGTTTTCAGTGGTCGAGAGCTCGCTAGGAACGCCTCGCGCGTTAAGGACTATGGTGTCACTGGTGGTAGTGTCTTGCATTTGGTGCTTAAGCTCTATGATCCTTTGCTTGTCACTGTCATCACCACTTGCGGCAAGTTCTTTCAGTTTCATGTCGATCGTCGTAGGAATGTTGGGTATCTCAAGAAACGGATCTCTAAAGAGGGCAAAGGGTTTCCTGAGGTTGATGATCAGGAGATCTTGTTTCAAGGGGAGAAGCTTGATGACAGCAGAATCATTGATGGGATTTGCAAAGATGGTAGCAACTCTGTCATCCATTTGCTTGTTAACAAATCCGTGAAAGAAGCTtttcatcttccttctcctgtgataagagaagaagatgctTCTTCTGGTAAAAAAGACGTCTTTTTAGAGCCTCTTGTTCTTAACCCTGATGTGGAATTACCTAAGGTTCTCGAGGAGATGATTGGCCGCACGGTTGATGGGTTGAACAAAGGTAATCCACCTGTGAGATCAGCTGAAGGAACTGGAGGGACCTATCTGATGCAGGATTCTTCTGGTCTCAACTATGTATCTGTCTTCAAGCCCATGGATGAGGAACCAATGGCTGTCAACAATCCTCAGCAGCTTCCTGTGTCATCAGATGGTCAGGGATTGAAGAGAGGAACTAGAGTAGGAGAAGGGGCAACTAGAGAAGTTGCAGCTTACTTATTAGATCATCCAAAGAACGGACCAAGATCTTTGTCTAAAGAAGTTATGGGTTTTGCTGGTGTGCCACCAACTGCAATGGTCAGAAGCTCACACAAAGTGTATAACTATCCAAAGGGATTTAACGGTTCTGCTGTTACAGAGTATGCCAAAGTTGGTTCTTTGCAAATGTTCATGAAGAACAATGGAAGCTGCGAAGACATTGGCCCTGGAGCTTTTCCTGTTGAAGAAGTGCATAAAATCTGTGCCTTTGACATAAGAATGGCAAATGCAGATCGACATGCTGGAAACATATTGACCGGGAAAACTCAAGAAGGGAAAACTGTTCTAATTCCCATTGATCATGGCTATTGTCTGCCCGAGAAT TTTGAAGATTGCACATTTGAGTGGCTTTACTGGCCGCAAGCAAAACTCCCGTTTTCTGTAGACACTCTTGACTACATTAACTCTCTAGACTCCGAACAAGACATCGCGCTTCTGCAACACCATGGCTGGAATGTTCCTGAAGCTGTCTCACGCACACTACGTATCTCCACGATGCTGCTGAAGAAAGGCGTTGAAAGAAACCTAACGCCGTATCAAATAGGAAGCATAATGTGCAGAGAAACGGTGAACAAAGACTCGGCGATTGAAGAGATAGTGAGAGAAGCTCATAACTCGGTGTTGCCTGCGTCGAGTGAGGCTACGTTTCTTGAAGCAGTCTCTGTGGCCATGGATCGTCGCTTGGACGAGCTAACTAAGTAA
- the LOC104714812 gene encoding calcineurin B-like protein 8 isoform X1 — protein sequence MLAFVKCFSLKRTKHPRGYEDPHVLASETPFTVNEIEALHNLFKKLSTSIIDDGLIHKEELLLALFRNSSMQNLFADRVFYMFDRKRNGVIEFGEFVRSLSIFHPYTPEHEKSAFMFKLFDLHGTGFIQPHELKKMVGALLGETDLEISEESIEAIVEQTMLEVDTNKDGKIDEEEWKELIAKNPSILKNMTLPYLKEVTLAFPSFVLDSEVED from the exons ATGTTGGCATTCGTGAAATGCTTCTCGTTGAAGCGAACAAAGCATCCTCGTGGATATGAGGATCCTCATGTCCTTGCATCCGAAACTCCCT TTACGGTGAATGAGATAGAGGCTTTACACAATTTGTTCAAGAAGCTTAGTACATCCATTATCGATGATGGTCTTATCCATAAG GAAGAGCTTCTTCTGGCTTTGTTCAGAAACAGCAGTATGCAAAATCTATTTGCGGACAGG GTGTTTTATATGTTTGATAGGAAACGAAACGGTGTGATTGAGTTTGGAGAATTTGTTCGTTCCCTTAGCATCTTCCATCCATACACTCCCGAACATGAAAAGTCCGCAT TTATGTTCAAGCTTTTTGACCTCCATGGAACCGGCTTCATCCAGCCCCATGAG TTGAAGAAGATGGTGGGCGCACTACTAGGTGAAACAGACTTAGAAATATCGGAAGAATCTATTGAAGCTATCGTGGAACAG ACGATGCTCGAGGTTGATACAAACAAAGATGGGAAGATCGATGAAGAAGAGTGGAAAGAGCTCATCGCTAAGAATCCTTCAATCCTCAAGAACATGACTCTACCTTACCTCAA GGAAGTGACATTAGCATTTCCAAGCTTTGTACTCGACTCCGAAGTAGAAGACTAG
- the LOC104714812 gene encoding calcineurin B-like protein 8 isoform X2 has protein sequence MLAFVKCFSLKRTKHPRGYEDPHVLASETPFTVNEIEALHNLFKKLSTSIIDDGLIHKVFYMFDRKRNGVIEFGEFVRSLSIFHPYTPEHEKSAFMFKLFDLHGTGFIQPHELKKMVGALLGETDLEISEESIEAIVEQTMLEVDTNKDGKIDEEEWKELIAKNPSILKNMTLPYLKEVTLAFPSFVLDSEVED, from the exons ATGTTGGCATTCGTGAAATGCTTCTCGTTGAAGCGAACAAAGCATCCTCGTGGATATGAGGATCCTCATGTCCTTGCATCCGAAACTCCCT TTACGGTGAATGAGATAGAGGCTTTACACAATTTGTTCAAGAAGCTTAGTACATCCATTATCGATGATGGTCTTATCCATAAG GTGTTTTATATGTTTGATAGGAAACGAAACGGTGTGATTGAGTTTGGAGAATTTGTTCGTTCCCTTAGCATCTTCCATCCATACACTCCCGAACATGAAAAGTCCGCAT TTATGTTCAAGCTTTTTGACCTCCATGGAACCGGCTTCATCCAGCCCCATGAG TTGAAGAAGATGGTGGGCGCACTACTAGGTGAAACAGACTTAGAAATATCGGAAGAATCTATTGAAGCTATCGTGGAACAG ACGATGCTCGAGGTTGATACAAACAAAGATGGGAAGATCGATGAAGAAGAGTGGAAAGAGCTCATCGCTAAGAATCCTTCAATCCTCAAGAACATGACTCTACCTTACCTCAA GGAAGTGACATTAGCATTTCCAAGCTTTGTACTCGACTCCGAAGTAGAAGACTAG
- the LOC104714813 gene encoding mediator-associated protein 3-like — translation MEEEEAAAREVVIDKDLKKKIKETVKKILKRSSLLEITEIKAREEASSELDLDLSRDPYKLIVREAVDSFIEKAITKIETEMGKLHTQIVEDVDGVTTEKTTTTTKKKRKKKKKKKTKKVVEEEEEEEEEEEEEETTATASLVK, via the coding sequence atggaggaagaagaagcagcagcgaGAGAAGTGGTGATCGATAaggatctgaagaagaagatcaaggaaacaGTGAAGAAGATCCTGAAACGTTCGAGCTTACTTGAGATCACAGAGATCAAGGCCCGGGAAGAAGCTTCATCTGAGTTGGATCTCGATCTTTCGCGAGATCCGTACAAGCTCATCGTGAGAGAAGCCGTCGATAGTTTCATCGAGAAGGCGATTACGAAGATTGAGACTGAGATGGGAAAGCTTCATACTCAGATTGTAGAAGATGTCGATGGAGTAACAACCGAGAAAACAACAACCACgacgaagaaaaagagaaagaagaagaagaagaagaaaacaaagaaggtggtggaagaagaagaagaagaagaagaagaagaagaagaagaagagacaacagCTACTGCTTCTCTAGTGAAGTAG
- the LOC104714814 gene encoding uncharacterized protein LOC104714814 isoform X1, translating into MGCASSKQAKANVVADIYKPPPSSFAVFDVNAIQEPWLKLEQEEDDEKPPYAAVPAKVPDTLEDDDEDDAPKTWDEVSKSLETKLKPAAAKPPEEVSVKPPATPPRRLPRKSASFHTLDELEAKAKRSIAAQIPTTVVKLKRTESMSKLKPESEDRTESTQSSYSGPRSVKENIFVKRDRERREKEGNKKPVMNWDPLREFPEKCPPGGGEGLVVYTTSLQGVRRTYEDCMRVRAIMEQQGVVVDERDVALDAGVLSELKELLQDEATVAPPRVFVKGRYLGGAAEVTAMNENGKLGRVLRWARVERVGEEGRLTCEGCGGARWLPCFECGGSCKVAAVAAVKGEGWERCVKCNENGLIRCPVCFVN; encoded by the exons ATGGGTTGTGCATCGTCCAAGCAAGCCAAAGCCAACGTCGTCGCCGACATCTACAAACCACCGCCTTCTAGTTTTGCGGTGTTTGATGTCAACGCCATCCAAGAGCCATGGCTAAAACtcgaacaagaagaagatgatgagaaaccGCCATACGCCGCCGTGCCAGCCAAGGTCCCAGACACTCTCGAggatgatgacgaagatgacGCTCCTAAAACGTGGGATGAGGTCAGCAAATCTTTAGAAACTAAACTTAAACCCGCCGCCGCTAAACCACCGGAAGAGGTCTCCGTTAAACCTCCAGCCACTCCTCCACGGCGGCTTCCGCGGAAGAGCGCATCCTTCCACACATTGGACGAGCTTGAAGCGAAGGCCAAAAGAAGCATCGCCGCACAAATCCCTACGACGGTGGTCAAGCTTAAGAGAACCGAGTCTATGTCCAAGTTAAAACCCGAGTCAGAAGATAGGACGGAGTCGACTCAGTCGTCCTACTCAGGGCCTAGGTCAGTGAAGGAGAACATATTCGTCAAGAGAGACAGAGAACGGAGGGAGAAAGAAGGGAACAAGAAACCGGTGATGAACTGGGACCCACTTAGGGAGTTCCCGGAGAAGTGTCCGCCGGGAGGAGGTGAAGGTTTGGTGGTCTACACGACGTCCTTGCAAGGAGTGCGTCGCACGTACGAAGATTGCATGCGTGTGAGGGCCATCATGGAGCAGCAAGGAGTGGTGGTGGACGAGAGGGACGTGGCTTTAGATGCCGGAGTGTTGAGCGAGCTTAAAGAGCTTCTTCAAGACGAAGCCACTGTGGCGCCGCCGAGAGTGTTTGTGAAAGGGAGGTACTTGGGAG GAGCTGCGGAAGTGACGGCGATGAATGAGAACGGGAAGTTAGGGAGGGTGTTGAGGTGGGCACGTGTGGAGAGAGTAGGGGAGGAAGGGAGGCTCACGTGTGAAGGATGCGGAGGAGCGAGGTGGTTGCCTTGTTTTGAGTGTGGTGGTAGCTGTAAGGTGGCTGCGGTCGCGGCCGTGAAAGGTGAAGGGTGGGAGAGGTGCGTCAAGTGTAATGAGAATGGACTGATTCGTTGTCCCGTTTGTTTTGTCAATTGA
- the LOC104714814 gene encoding uncharacterized protein LOC104714814 isoform X3: MGCASSKQAKANVVADIYKPPPSSFAVFDVNAIQEPWLKLEQEEDDEKPPYAAVPAKVPDTLEDDDEDDAPKTWDEVSKSLETKLKPAAAKPPEEVSVKPPATPPRRLPRKSASFHTLDELEAKAKRSIAAQIPTTVVKLKRTESMSKLKPESEDRTESTQSSYSGPRSVKENIFVKRDRERREKEGNKKPVMNWDPLREFPEKCPPGGGEGLVVYTTSLQGVRRTYEDCMRVRAIMEQQGVVVDERDVALDAGVLSELKELLQDEATVAPPRVFVKGRYLGGAAEVTAMNENGKLGRVLRWARVERVGEEGRLTCEGCGGARWLPCFECGGSCKVAAVAAVKGEGWERCVKCNENGLIRCPVCFVN; this comes from the exons ATGGGTTGTGCATCGTCCAAGCAAGCCAAAGCCAACGTCGTCGCCGACATCTACAAACCACCGCCTTCTAGTTTTGCGGTGTTTGATGTCAACGCCATCCAAGAGCCATGGCTAAAACtcgaacaagaagaagatgatgagaaaccGCCATACGCCGCCGTGCCAGCCAAGGTCCCAGACACTCTCGAggatgatgacgaagatgacGCTCCTAAAACGTGGGATGAGGTCAGCAAATCTTTAGAAACTAAACTTAAACCCGCCGCCGCTAAACCACCGGAAGAGGTCTCCGTTAAACCTCCAGCCACTCCTCCACGGCGGCTTCCGCGGAAGAGCGCATCCTTCCACACATTGGACGAGCTTGAAGCGAAGGCCAAAAGAAGCATCGCCGCACAAATCCCTACGACGGTGGTCAAGCTTAAGAGAACCGAGTCTATGTCCAAGTTAAAACCCGAGTCAGAAGATAGGACGGAGTCGACTCAGTCGTCCTACTCAGGGCCTAGGTCAGTGAAG GAGAACATATTCGTCAAGAGAGACAGAGAACGGAGGGAGAAAGAAGGGAACAAGAAACCGGTGATGAACTGGGACCCACTTAGGGAGTTCCCGGAGAAGTGTCCGCCGGGAGGAGGTGAAGGTTTGGTGGTCTACACGACGTCCTTGCAAGGAGTGCGTCGCACGTACGAAGATTGCATGCGTGTGAGGGCCATCATGGAGCAGCAAGGAGTGGTGGTGGACGAGAGGGACGTGGCTTTAGATGCCGGAGTGTTGAGCGAGCTTAAAGAGCTTCTTCAAGACGAAGCCACTGTGGCGCCGCCGAGAGTGTTTGTGAAAGGGAGGTACTTGGGAGGAGCTGCGGAAGTGACGGCGATGAATGAGAACGGGAAGTTAGGGAGGGTGTTGAGGTGGGCACGTGTGGAGAGAGTAGGGGAGGAAGGGAGGCTCACGTGTGAAGGATGCGGAGGAGCGAGGTGGTTGCCTTGTTTTGAGTGTGGTGGTAGCTGTAAGGTGGCTGCGGTCGCGGCCGTGAAAGGTGAAGGGTGGGAGAGGTGCGTCAAGTGTAATGAGAATGGACTGATTCGTTGTCCCGTTTGTTTTGTCAATTGA
- the LOC104714814 gene encoding uncharacterized protein LOC104714814 isoform X2 has translation MGCASSKQAKANVVADIYKPPPSSFAVFDVNAIQEPWLKLEQEEDDEKPPYAAVPAKVPDTLEDDDEDDAPKTWDEVSKSLETKLKPAAAKPPEEVSVKPPATPPRRLPRKSASFHTLDELEAKAKRSIAAQIPTTVVKLKRTESMSKLKPESEDRTESTQSSYSGPRSVKENIFVKRDRERREKEGNKKPVMNWDPLREFPEKCPPGGGEGLVVYTTSLQGVRRTYEDCMRVRAIMEQQGVVVDERDVALDAGVLSELKELLQDEATVAPPRVFVKGRYLGGAAEVTAMNENGKLGRVLRWARVERVGEEGRLTCEGCGGARWLPCFECGGSCKVAAVAAVKGEGWERCVKCNENGLIRCPVCFVN, from the exons ATGGGTTGTGCATCGTCCAAGCAAGCCAAAGCCAACGTCGTCGCCGACATCTACAAACCACCGCCTTCTAGTTTTGCGGTGTTTGATGTCAACGCCATCCAAGAGCCATGGCTAAAACtcgaacaagaagaagatgatgagaaaccGCCATACGCCGCCGTGCCAGCCAAGGTCCCAGACACTCTCGAggatgatgacgaagatgacGCTCCTAAAACGTGGGATGAGGTCAGCAAATCTTTAGAAACTAAACTTAAACCCGCCGCCGCTAAACCACCGGAAGAGGTCTCCGTTAAACCTCCAGCCACTCCTCCACGGCGGCTTCCGCGGAAGAGCGCATCCTTCCACACATTGGACGAGCTTGAAGCGAAGGCCAAAAGAAGCATCGCCGCACAAATCCCTACGACGGTGGTCAAGCTTAAGAGAACCGAGTCTATGTCCAAGTTAAAACCCGAGTCAGAAGATAGGACGGAGTCGACTCAGTCGTCCTACTCAG GGCCTCGGTCAGTGAAGGAGAACATATTCGTCAAGAGAGACAGAGAACGGAGGGAGAAAGAAGGGAACAAGAAACCGGTGATGAACTGGGACCCACTTAGGGAGTTCCCGGAGAAGTGTCCGCCGGGAGGAGGTGAAGGTTTGGTGGTCTACACGACGTCCTTGCAAGGAGTGCGTCGCACGTACGAAGATTGCATGCGTGTGAGGGCCATCATGGAGCAGCAAGGAGTGGTGGTGGACGAGAGGGACGTGGCTTTAGATGCCGGAGTGTTGAGCGAGCTTAAAGAGCTTCTTCAAGACGAAGCCACTGTGGCGCCGCCGAGAGTGTTTGTGAAAGGGAGGTACTTGGGAGGAGCTGCGGAAGTGACGGCGATGAATGAGAACGGGAAGTTAGGGAGGGTGTTGAGGTGGGCACGTGTGGAGAGAGTAGGGGAGGAAGGGAGGCTCACGTGTGAAGGATGCGGAGGAGCGAGGTGGTTGCCTTGTTTTGAGTGTGGTGGTAGCTGTAAGGTGGCTGCGGTCGCGGCCGTGAAAGGTGAAGGGTGGGAGAGGTGCGTCAAGTGTAATGAGAATGGACTGATTCGTTGTCCCGTTTGTTTTGTCAATTGA
- the LOC104714814 gene encoding uncharacterized protein LOC104714814 isoform X4: MGCASSKQAKANVVADIYKPPPSSFAVFDVNAIQEPWLKLEQEEDDEKPPYAAVPAKVPDTLEDDDEDDAPKTWDEVSKSLETKLKPAAAKPPEEVSVKPPATPPRRLPRKSASFHTLDELEAKAKRSIAAQIPTTVVKLKRTESMSKLKPESEDRTESTQSSYSGPRSVKENIFVKRDRERREKEGNKKPVMNWDPLREFPEKCPPGGGEGLVVYTTSLQGVRRTYEDCMRVRAIMEQQGVVVDERDVALDAGVLSELKELLQDEATVAPPRVFVKGRYLGGAAEVTAMNENGKLGRVLRWARVERVGEEGRLTCEGCGGARWLPCFECGGSCKVAAVAAVKGEGWERCVKCNENGLIRCPVCFVN, encoded by the exons ATGGGTTGTGCATCGTCCAAGCAAGCCAAAGCCAACGTCGTCGCCGACATCTACAAACCACCGCCTTCTAGTTTTGCGGTGTTTGATGTCAACGCCATCCAAGAGCCATGGCTAAAACtcgaacaagaagaagatgatgagaaaccGCCATACGCCGCCGTGCCAGCCAAGGTCCCAGACACTCTCGAggatgatgacgaagatgacGCTCCTAAAACGTGGGATGAGGTCAGCAAATCTTTAGAAACTAAACTTAAACCCGCCGCCGCTAAACCACCGGAAGAGGTCTCCGTTAAACCTCCAGCCACTCCTCCACGGCGGCTTCCGCGGAAGAGCGCATCCTTCCACACATTGGACGAGCTTGAAGCGAAGGCCAAAAGAAGCATCGCCGCACAAATCCCTACGACGGTGGTCAAGCTTAAGAGAACCGAGTCTATGTCCAAGTTAAAACCCGAGTCAGAAGATAGGACGGAGTCGACTCAGTCGTCCTACTCAGGGCCTAGGTCAGTGAAGGAGAACATATTCGTCAAGAGAGACAGAGAACGGAGGGAGAAAGAAGGGAACAAGAAACCGGTGATGAACTGGGACCCACTTAGGGAGTTCCCGGAGAAGTGTCCGCCGGGAGGAG GTGAAGGTTTGGTGGTCTACACGACGTCCTTGCAAGGAGTGCGTCGCACGTACGAAGATTGCATGCGTGTGAGGGCCATCATGGAGCAGCAAGGAGTGGTGGTGGACGAGAGGGACGTGGCTTTAGATGCCGGAGTGTTGAGCGAGCTTAAAGAGCTTCTTCAAGACGAAGCCACTGTGGCGCCGCCGAGAGTGTTTGTGAAAGGGAGGTACTTGGGAGGAGCTGCGGAAGTGACGGCGATGAATGAGAACGGGAAGTTAGGGAGGGTGTTGAGGTGGGCACGTGTGGAGAGAGTAGGGGAGGAAGGGAGGCTCACGTGTGAAGGATGCGGAGGAGCGAGGTGGTTGCCTTGTTTTGAGTGTGGTGGTAGCTGTAAGGTGGCTGCGGTCGCGGCCGTGAAAGGTGAAGGGTGGGAGAGGTGCGTCAAGTGTAATGAGAATGGACTGATTCGTTGTCCCGTTTGTTTTGTCAATTGA
- the LOC104714815 gene encoding 30S ribosomal protein S6 alpha, chloroplastic-like gives MVASSLCLSNSAVCPLPNVSSQPLLSFSHSLRPFISKSKPIASIQQQPQKRDGSKFVVKSQALDFSGTFFEGGFGSDDDPTSPPGSGVSTALEDKPEPQCPPGLRQYETMAVLRPDMSEDERLGLTQKYEELLVAGGGMYVEVFNRGVIPLAYSIRKKNKAGETNTYLDGIYLLFTYFTRPESITPLEAVLIADDDVIRSSSFKIKKRKYN, from the exons ATGGTGGCGTCTTCGCTATGTCTTTCAAATTCCGCAGTTTGCCCTCTGCCTAATGTATCTTCGCAGCCGCTACTCTCGTTCTCCCACTCTCTCAGGCCATTTATTTCGAAGTCGAAGCCTATTGCCTCgatacaacaacaaccacagAAGAGAGATGGCTCTAAGTTTGTGGTGAAATCTCAGGCTCTTGATTTCTCTGGAACTTTCTTTGAAGGCGGATTCGGTTCGGACGATGACCCGACTTCTCCTCCCGGGTCGGGAGTCTCAACTGCCCTTGAAGACAAACCGGAACCTCAGTGCCCACCTGGACTCAGGCAGTACGAAACAATGGCGGTTTTGAGACCAGACATGTCTGAAGATGAACGGCTTGGTCTTACCCAAAAATACGAAGAG TTGCTTGTGGCAGGAGGTGGAATGTATGTGGAAGTGTTCAACAGAGGAGTGATTCCATTGGCTTACAGCatcaggaagaagaacaaagctGGAGAAACTAACACTTACCTGGATGGTATCTACCTTCTCTTCACTTACTTCACCAGACCCGAATCAATAACTCCCCTTGAGGCCGTTCTCATTGCCGACGATGACGTTATCCGATCGTCTTCCTTCAAgataaagaagaggaagtacaACTGA
- the LOC104714817 gene encoding 26S proteasome non-ATPase regulatory subunit 8 homolog A: MDPQLTEVSQQFERFKAAFARKDYDTCSDLLSQLKVLLTKFTSLPPLFESSPNAAQELTIARDIYEHAVVLSVKTEDQDAFERDFFQLKPYYVDARNRLPPSAQENLILGLNLLRLLVQNRIAEFHTELELLSSATLDNPCIKHAVELEQSFMEGAYNRVLSARQTAPDATYVYFMDLLAKTIRDEIAGCSEKAYDYVSISDARQMLLFSSDQELLNYVNEEHPEWEVKDGSVVFQKAKETAPCKEIPSLQLINQTLSYARELERIV; the protein is encoded by the exons ATGGATCCGCAGCTAACGGAAGTTTCACAGCAGTTTGAGAGATTCAAGGCGGCGTTTGCGAGGAAGGATTACGATACCTGTAGTGATCTGTTGTCTCAGCTTAAG GTTCTTCTGACCAAATTCACTAGTCTTCCTCCATTGTTCGAGAGTTCACCAAACGCAGCTCAGGAGCTCACTATTGCAA GGGACATTTATGAGCATGCTGTTGTTCTAAGCGTAAAAACCGAGGATCAAGATGCCTTTGAGAGAGATTTCTTCCAGTTGAAACCTTACTATGTGGATGCCAG GAACCGTCTTCCCCCATCCGCACAGGAGAATCTTATCCTGGGTCTGAACCTTCTGAGGCTGCTTGTACAAAATAGAATTGCTGAATTCCACACCGAACTCGAGTTACTTTCATCAGCTACACTGGATAATCCTTGCATCAAGCATGCAGTTGAGCTTGAGCAGTCTTTCATGGAAGGTGCCTATAACCGTGTGTTGAGTGCTAGACAGACCGCGCCTGATGCAACTTACGTCTATTTCATGGATCTCTTGGCAAAGACCATAAG AGATGAAATAGCTGGATGCAGTGAGAAAGCTTATGATTATGTCTCTATCAGTGACGCTCGGCAGATGTTGCTGTTCTCTTCTGATCAAGAACTCTTGAACTATGTCAAcgag GAGCACCCCGAGTGGGAAGTGAAGGACGGGTCTGTTGTCTTCCAGAAAGCCAAAGAAACTGCACCGTGCAAAGAGATTCCATCTCTGCAACTCATCAACCAGACTCTAAGCTATGCCAGAGAGCTGGAGCGTATCGTGTAA